A window of the Candidatus Neomarinimicrobiota bacterium genome harbors these coding sequences:
- a CDS encoding pyridoxal phosphate-dependent aminotransferase — protein sequence MTVFADRVQRVKPSFTLEMTSRAAELRAQGVDVINFSAGQPDFNTPENIRNAAKAAMDKGDTKYTAGSGTIELREAVCTKLKRENHLVVSPDQVLVSNGEKQSLYLACQALFQEGDEVLIFKPYWVSFPEFVTLSDATPVLVNTISKQNFEPDLEDLKSKINDRVKGIILNSPSNPTGSVWSDEAIINILGIAKENGWIVISDECYERLVFEGEFTSFQKLSDDHHIGANIVTCMSLSKTYSMTGWRIGYSFGEKSIIQAMSKIQGQATSCANSIGQAASVEALTGDQSAVAMMLGKFKERRDLMVSLLNDIPGVNCDIPGGAFYAFPDFSNYVSKSFRGKVIKDSFDLCEVILSEAKVVTVPGDGFGAPGHIRFSYPVGEEIIREGISRVQKVLEQLN from the coding sequence ATGACTGTTTTTGCTGATCGCGTTCAACGTGTTAAACCATCCTTTACGCTCGAAATGACTTCCCGGGCCGCAGAATTGCGTGCCCAGGGCGTGGATGTGATTAATTTTAGCGCTGGTCAGCCGGACTTTAATACACCGGAAAATATTCGTAATGCCGCCAAGGCGGCTATGGATAAAGGTGATACAAAATATACTGCAGGTTCAGGTACGATTGAATTACGAGAAGCAGTCTGTACTAAGCTAAAGAGGGAAAACCATTTGGTAGTATCCCCAGACCAGGTGTTGGTTTCCAATGGAGAAAAGCAGAGTCTTTACTTGGCTTGTCAAGCCCTGTTTCAAGAGGGAGATGAAGTGCTAATATTTAAACCCTATTGGGTGTCTTTCCCTGAGTTTGTAACTTTGTCCGACGCAACACCGGTATTAGTGAATACAATTTCAAAACAGAATTTCGAGCCTGACCTAGAGGATTTGAAATCCAAAATAAATGATCGGGTGAAAGGCATTATTTTAAATTCACCCTCTAATCCGACCGGAAGTGTCTGGTCGGATGAAGCCATCATCAATATACTTGGTATTGCAAAGGAAAATGGTTGGATCGTTATTTCGGATGAATGTTATGAACGCCTAGTTTTTGAAGGAGAATTTACAAGTTTTCAAAAATTGAGCGACGATCACCACATTGGTGCCAATATTGTAACCTGTATGAGTTTATCGAAAACATATTCCATGACGGGGTGGCGGATTGGTTATTCTTTTGGTGAAAAATCCATCATTCAGGCTATGAGCAAGATTCAAGGACAGGCAACATCATGTGCAAATTCGATTGGCCAAGCTGCTTCGGTAGAAGCACTGACAGGTGACCAATCTGCGGTGGCAATGATGCTGGGAAAATTTAAAGAGCGGCGCGACTTAATGGTGTCGCTTCTCAATGACATTCCCGGTGTAAATTGTGACATTCCAGGTGGCGCATTTTATGCGTTTCCGGATTTTTCCAACTATGTTAGCAAATCATTTCGCGGAAAAGTTATTAAAGATTCATTTGATCTTTGTGAAGTGATCTTAAGTGAAGCCAAAGTTGTAACAGTCCCCGGGGACGGGTTTGGTGCGCCAGGACATATACGTTTTTCTTACCCCGTGGGGGAAGAAATAATTCGCGAGGGAATTAGCCGCGTGCAAAAAGTTTTAGAACAATTAAATTGA
- the rpmE gene encoding 50S ribosomal protein L31 has product MKANTHPEYKMGNVVCSCGHTFEVYSTMGDQRIEICSECHPFYTGKQKLVDTAGRIEKFKKKYGKANQ; this is encoded by the coding sequence ATGAAAGCAAATACACATCCCGAATATAAAATGGGTAATGTTGTTTGTTCCTGTGGCCATACATTTGAGGTGTATAGTACAATGGGCGATCAGCGGATTGAAATCTGTTCTGAATGTCATCCATTTTATACAGGAAAACAAAAGCTGGTTGATACTGCTGGACGTATTGAAAAGTTCAAAAAGAAATACGGCAAAGCAAACCAGTAA
- a CDS encoding DUF1385 domain-containing protein — MIKTILLSIMKPTILVGGQAVIEGVMMRVPGAYATAVRDPEGKVHVDRHDFKSIVERSSFWKKPIFRGMAGLFEAMKMGMATLQWSADIAIPEEEDKKPSKLMDFLSSAFAILLAVTLFMIAPMWITTKLLDVEKEAVAFNMVSGGFRITFFVVYLFLISLMKDVGRLFQYHGAEHRVVYNFESGKNVDIPNAQSFPTQHPRCGTSFMFIVLLSAIIVFSIIDTIVMSITGHISLPIRLMVHLPMIPLVAGISYEVIKITARNGENVFFKMLRAPGLWLQNITTRKPEDDMVEVAITALKEAFGDQYEEMVGKEYVAEAIG, encoded by the coding sequence ATGATTAAAACAATTTTATTATCCATAATGAAACCCACTATTCTGGTGGGTGGGCAAGCCGTTATCGAAGGGGTCATGATGCGCGTCCCAGGAGCCTATGCCACCGCGGTAAGAGACCCTGAGGGAAAAGTCCATGTTGACCGCCATGATTTTAAATCGATTGTGGAACGATCATCTTTTTGGAAGAAACCGATTTTTCGAGGTATGGCAGGATTATTTGAAGCGATGAAAATGGGCATGGCCACTTTGCAATGGTCTGCGGATATTGCCATTCCGGAAGAAGAAGACAAAAAGCCTAGTAAATTGATGGATTTTTTATCCTCCGCTTTTGCGATTCTTTTGGCTGTAACACTTTTCATGATTGCGCCTATGTGGATAACCACAAAGCTGTTGGATGTCGAAAAAGAAGCTGTGGCATTCAATATGGTATCTGGCGGTTTTCGAATTACTTTTTTTGTCGTGTACCTCTTTCTCATTTCACTTATGAAAGATGTGGGTCGTCTATTTCAATACCACGGTGCGGAGCATCGCGTGGTCTATAATTTCGAATCGGGCAAAAATGTGGATATACCCAACGCACAGAGCTTCCCAACACAGCATCCCCGTTGTGGGACAAGTTTTATGTTTATCGTTTTACTATCAGCCATAATCGTTTTTTCCATCATTGATACCATTGTTATGTCTATAACAGGCCATATTAGTTTGCCCATCCGATTGATGGTACACTTGCCCATGATTCCACTGGTGGCAGGTATATCTTATGAAGTCATTAAGATTACGGCTCGTAATGGTGAAAACGTTTTTTTCAAAATGTTAAGAGCGCCGGGTTTGTGGCTGCAAAATATTACCACTCGCAAACCGGAAGATGATATGGTGGAGGTGGCCATCACTGCCCTGAAAGAAGCATTTGGTGATCAATATGAAGAAATGGTTGGTAAGGAATATGTGGCTGAAGCAATTGGATGA
- the prfA gene encoding peptide chain release factor 1, with amino-acid sequence MIDKLKDIITHFESLESQMAEPDFMNDQTRFIEVAKEYRRFRPIVEKSKEYIAIQEQIDDDNEILAGDDLELKDIAQAEIEELEKALSELEKELKVLLLPHDPTDDKNTIIEVRAGTGGDEAALFAADIYRMYSRFAERNGWKYEVMESNSIGIGGFKEVIFSVSGEGVYGMMKFESGVHRVQRVPKTETSGRVHTSAATVAVLPEAEEADIEVVDADLKIDTYRASGAGGQHVNKTESAIRITHLPTGLVVTCQDETSQHKNKAAALKVLRSRLLAEEQDKLARERAAVRRDMVSTGDRSAKIRTYNFPQGRITDHRINFTAYNLESVMDGDIGDIIENLKLADQQAQLASVTE; translated from the coding sequence ATGATTGATAAACTTAAAGATATTATCACCCATTTTGAGTCTCTTGAATCCCAGATGGCAGAACCGGACTTCATGAACGACCAAACGCGCTTTATAGAAGTGGCGAAAGAATACCGACGATTTCGTCCTATTGTAGAAAAATCAAAAGAATATATAGCTATACAAGAACAAATAGATGACGATAATGAAATATTGGCAGGGGACGACCTTGAATTAAAGGATATTGCCCAAGCAGAAATAGAAGAATTAGAAAAAGCTTTATCCGAATTAGAAAAAGAGCTGAAAGTACTTTTGTTGCCCCATGATCCTACCGATGATAAAAATACTATTATAGAAGTTCGGGCCGGAACAGGAGGCGATGAAGCTGCATTGTTTGCAGCAGATATTTACCGTATGTATTCCCGTTTTGCTGAACGCAATGGCTGGAAGTATGAAGTGATGGAGTCAAATTCCATTGGTATTGGCGGTTTTAAAGAAGTCATTTTTTCTGTGTCCGGTGAAGGTGTTTACGGTATGATGAAATTTGAAAGTGGCGTACATCGAGTTCAACGTGTACCCAAGACTGAAACTAGTGGACGAGTGCATACATCGGCAGCAACTGTAGCAGTTTTACCTGAAGCGGAAGAAGCGGACATTGAAGTAGTTGATGCGGACCTTAAAATTGATACTTACCGCGCAAGTGGCGCAGGAGGTCAACATGTGAATAAAACGGAATCGGCCATTCGCATTACCCATCTCCCTACAGGTTTAGTGGTAACCTGTCAGGATGAAACATCCCAGCATAAAAACAAGGCCGCGGCACTAAAAGTTCTTCGTTCAAGATTATTGGCTGAGGAACAGGATAAGCTTGCTCGGGAACGTGCAGCCGTACGGAGAGATATGGTTTCTACCGGGGATCGTTCAGCTAAGATTCGCACCTATAATTTTCCCCAAGGGAGAATCACTGACCATCGCATCAATTTTACCGCTTATAACCTTGAGAGTGTCATGGATGGTGATATTGGTGATATTATCGAAAATTTGAAATTAGCGGATCAACAAGCCCAATTGGCTTCTGTGACAGAATAA